The proteins below are encoded in one region of Salvelinus namaycush isolate Seneca chromosome 39, SaNama_1.0, whole genome shotgun sequence:
- the LOC120032858 gene encoding exosome complex component CSL4-like yields MSPMKLCVPGDRLCSTEDCMPGTGVYLRHGYIYSSLAGYVLRKNEGEELPVISVVRETEAQLLPDVGAIVTCKVTSINPRFAKVHILYVGSTPLKDRFRGTIRKEDVRATEKDRVETYKSFRPGDIVLAKVISLGDVQSNYLLTTAENELGVVVAHSEAGAQMVPISWCEMQCPRTHAKEFRKVARVQPEYLQA; encoded by the exons ATGTCGCCCATGAAGCTGTGTGTTCCAG gTGATAGACTATGCAGCACAGAAGACTGTATGCCCGGTACTGGGGTGTACCTACGACACGGCTACATCTACTCCTCGCTAGCAGGCTACGTACTCAGGAAGAAcgaaggagaggag ctaCCAGTCATCTCGGTGGTGAGAGAAACCGAGGCTCAGCTACTACCAGATGTAGGAGCCATAGTCACCTGTAAG GTGACCAGTATCAACCCCAGGTTTGCCAAGGTCCACATCCTCTACGTTGGTTCCACACCACTGAAGGACCGTTTTAGAGGAACCATCAG GAAAGAAGATGTACGAGCAACAGAAAAAGACAGG GTGGAGACGTATAAAAGCTTCCGTCCTGGAGACATCGTCCTGGCTAAAGTC ATCTCCCTGGGAGACGTCCAGTCCAACTACTTGTTGACCACAGCAGAGAACGAGCTGGGGGTGGTGGTAGCCCACAGTGAAGCAG GAGCCCAGATGGTGCCTATCAGCTGGTGTGAGATGCAGTGCCCGCGGACGCACGCCAAAGAGTTCCGCAAGGTGGCCAGGGTGCAACCTGAGTACCTGCAGGCCTGA
- the LOC120032543 gene encoding lysine-rich nucleolar protein 1-like, protein MVQADTGNRMVTMKKTNKKSGKDTHAEEEISENTSINQGNNEGVKKKKKTKVETLVEEEQVSSNGEWGNTEEEQEKQKGKKKKKLSSGTDINGEEAMTDGNDRRCGQKKKKQKGVNTVKTEVETEQSELKDEKGVVENGPKQKKKKLSQAEETEISVVKAQEGEVIEIKEGKKKKGKTEEEKKVKKIPKAAEPTEESQEEEEGETKKKKKGKKRAIAEKESGEAEKEVIVKKKKGAEATVAVQEEEQNNTKKKKKKPKSSSSAADTTMEMEGKEEGKMKKRKASALTEKEDVMVVDKRKPKQTKRVDTKGVVEQAEDGESEGRKKVKKSSSGVETEMEGSTPHKKGKKIPTKGKKKIKVESCAPEDQERDQMDVVFLSETRGNAFEIHIDQGRRLALQNEIDQKSNPVQLIAAPVPSGLGQWGTAQFDSSDQHSKFLRLMGGFKKGGQPMAASGATGGRANMALTKDGQQSLQQGLLGEFERAQSRRMDFTGRGAGLGFSAPSNNKFSIDINKTRSVRFDD, encoded by the exons ATGGTCCAAGCCGACACAGGCAACAGGATGGTTACCATGAAGAAGACGAACAAGAAGAGTGGGAAGGACACCCACGCTGAGGAAGAGATCTCAGAAAACACTTCCATAAACCAAGGGAATAACGAAGGagtgaagaagaaaaagaagacgAAAGTAGAGACTCTGGTAGAAGAAGAGCAGGTGTCATCCAATGGGGAATGGGGGAATACGGAAGAAGAGCAGGAGAAACAGaaagggaagaagaagaagaagttgtCGTCTGGGACTGACATCAACGGTGAGGAAGCCATGACTGATGGAAATGACAGAAGGTGcggccagaagaagaaaaaacagaaagGTGTTAACACCGTTAAAACGGAGGTAGAGACAGAACAGAGTGAATTAAAGGACGAGAAAGGAGTAGTGGAAAATGGGCCGAAGCAGAAAAAAAAGAAGCTCTCTCAGGCAGAAGAGACAGAGATCAGCGTTGTCAAGGCACAGGAAGGAGAGGTGATAGAAATAAAGGAAGGCAAGAAAAAGAAGggaaaaacagaggaagaaaagaAAGTGAAAAAGATCCCTAAAGCTGCTGAACCAACTGAGGAGAgtcaggaggaggaagagggggagacgaagaagaaaaagaagggtAAGAAGAGAGCAATCGCAGAGAAAGAGAgcggagaggcagagaaagaagtGATAGTAAAGAAGAAGAAGGGAGCTGAGGCTACAGTAGCAGTACAGGAGGAGGAACAGAATAACACcaaaaagaaaaagaagaaacCCAAGTCCTCCAGCAGCGCTGCAGACACCACCATGGagatggaaggaaaggaggagggCAAGATGAAGAAGAGAAAGGCCTCTGCACTAACAGAGAAGGAGGATGTGATGGTGGTGGACAAACGGAAGCCCAAACAGACAAAAAGGGTGGATACGAAAGGAGTAGTGGAACAGGCGGAGGAcggagagagcgagggaaggaAAAAGGTGAAGAAGAGCTCCtctggggtagagacagaaatgGAGGGCAGCACCCCTCACAAGAAAGGGAAGAAGATTCCGACGAAGGGGAAAAAGAAGATAAAGGTGGAGAGCTGCGCCCCTGAAGACCAGGAG AGGGACCAGATGGACGTGGTTTTCCTGTCGGAGACCAGGGGAAACGCCTTCGAGATCCATATTGATCAG GGGAGACGCCTGGCCCTGCAGAATGAGATCGACCAGAAGTCCAATCCAGTCCAACTCATAGCAGCACCGGTACCATCG GGTTTGGGCCAGTGGGGCACTGCCCAGTTTGACAGTTCTGACCAACATAGTAAGTTCCTGCGGTTGATGGGCGGCTTCAAGAAGGGCGGGCAGCCAATGGCAGCGAGCGGTGCGACGGGAGGGCGGGCCAACATGGCGCTGACTAAAGACGGACAGCAGAGCTTGCAGCAAGGCCTACTGGGGGAATTTGAGCGCGCTCAGTCGCGCCGCATGGACTTCACGGGAAGGGGGGCGGGACTTGGGTTCTCGGCGCCGTCTAATAACAAGTTCTCGATTGACATCAACAAAACCCGATCGGTGCGCTTCGATGACTGA